In the Mycobacteriales bacterium genome, TGGCAGAAGGTCGACCGCGCGCTGCTCATGCGAGAATCCGGCCATGGCAGCGACGACTGCCGTCGTCAGGACCGGGGACGGGCTCAAGGAACTCCTCCAGCAGGCGCACGACGGCCGGATCCAGGTTCCCGAGTTTCAGCGGGAGACGACCCCGGGCGATGGGTGGATCACGAGCCTCATCGCCAGCGTTTCGCTGAACTATCCGATCGGCGCGGTGATGCTCCTGCGCGCGGGAGACCCTGAGACACGGTTCGAGTCGCGTCCCATAGTGGGCGCGCCTATGTCTTCGCCGGTACCCGAATGGCTGTTGATCGACGGGCGGCAACGCATTACCTCGCTGTACCAGGTACTTTCGTCCGGCCGACTCAGGTACTACCTCGACATCAACGCGTGCCTCGACCCGAATGTGGATCGTGACGAGGCGGTCATGTCTGTGCCGGAGGAGACCGATCTCGGTACGACGGAGTCTGAGTGGGAACGTTGCGTCTTCCCGCTCCACCTGATTTTCGGGCCGGATGCAGAACGACGGCGCTGGCAACGCGGCTTCGTCGAGCA is a window encoding:
- a CDS encoding DUF262 domain-containing protein; translation: MAATTAVVRTGDGLKELLQQAHDGRIQVPEFQRETTPGDGWITSLIASVSLNYPIGAVMLLRAGDPETRFESRPIVGAPMSSPVPEWLLIDGRQRITSLYQVLSSGRLRYYLDINACLDPNVDRDEAVMSVPEETDLGTTESEWERCVFPLHLIFGPDAERRRWQRGFVEHGNDAGMRERLMDQFGTEVLEVFGGYVVPAIALGQETTRWSVRVHGGPDGPSLSDRFRRTDGASR